The Carnobacterium mobile DSM 4848 genome includes a window with the following:
- a CDS encoding metal ABC transporter permease yields the protein MIAHFIDGLTKYQFLQNALFTSIIIGIVSGVIGCFIILRGMSLMGDAISHAVLPGVAVSYIVGVNYFIGATVFGVFAALLIGLVTQHSKLKSDTAIGIVFSSFFAAGIIAISFAKSSTDLYHILFGNVLAVTQTDMIITVVVAILVILFVVLFYKELLVSSFDPVMSQAYGLKVQLIHYVLMLLLTLVAVAALQTVGTILVVAMLITPAATAYLLSNKLSTMILIASTIGIISSVIGLFLSYSYNLASGAAIVLTTTVFFLIAFLFSPKQQLLIKRRKDKK from the coding sequence ATGATTGCACACTTTATAGATGGTCTAACTAAATACCAGTTTTTACAAAATGCTTTATTTACTTCTATCATTATCGGAATCGTATCCGGAGTTATCGGTTGTTTCATCATTTTAAGAGGAATGTCTTTAATGGGAGATGCTATTTCACATGCAGTTCTTCCAGGTGTAGCCGTATCTTATATTGTAGGAGTAAACTACTTTATTGGAGCAACTGTTTTTGGTGTATTTGCAGCATTGCTTATTGGTCTAGTCACACAACATAGTAAGTTGAAAAGCGATACAGCTATTGGGATCGTTTTTAGTTCATTTTTTGCTGCCGGAATCATTGCTATTTCTTTTGCAAAAAGCTCGACTGATTTATACCATATTTTATTCGGAAACGTATTGGCCGTTACACAAACCGATATGATCATTACTGTTGTCGTTGCTATTTTAGTTATTTTATTTGTTGTTCTTTTTTATAAAGAATTGCTCGTCAGTTCTTTTGACCCCGTCATGTCGCAAGCTTACGGTTTAAAAGTACAGCTCATCCATTATGTTTTGATGCTGCTGCTTACATTAGTAGCTGTTGCAGCTTTACAAACTGTTGGAACGATTTTAGTTGTGGCCATGTTGATCACTCCTGCAGCTACCGCTTATCTACTGTCAAATAAGTTATCTACCATGATTCTGATAGCTTCTACAATTGGTATCATCAGTTCTGTGATCGGATTGTTCTTAAGTTATTCATATAACTTAGCATCTGGTGCTGCGATCGTATTAACGACTACTGTTTTCTTTTTAATTGCCTTTTTATTTTCACCAAAACAACAACTATTGATAAAGAGAAGGAAGGATAAAAAATGA
- a CDS encoding metal ABC transporter ATP-binding protein — protein MIDVKNLTVTYQDEPALSDVSLTIREQAITGVIGPNGAGKSTLLKGMMGLVKTERGVTTVDNQPLNNVRKEVAYVEQRNTVDLTFPIKVEEAVLLGTFPKLGLFHRPKEREKQKVIESLKKVKMEEFRNRQIGELSGGQLQRVFIARALAQEADIIFLDEPFVGIDMNSEKVIIDLLKQLRDEGKTILVVHHDLSKVTTYFDDLVILNQSLISYGPIAESFTTSNIKAAYGDSMGDLMIKGVND, from the coding sequence ATGATTGACGTGAAAAATCTCACGGTTACCTATCAAGATGAACCAGCTCTTTCAGATGTGTCTCTCACTATCAGAGAACAAGCTATTACTGGAGTCATTGGGCCGAATGGAGCTGGAAAATCAACTTTATTAAAAGGCATGATGGGTTTAGTAAAAACAGAAAGGGGAGTAACTACAGTTGATAATCAACCTTTAAACAACGTAAGAAAAGAAGTCGCTTATGTTGAACAACGCAATACAGTTGATCTAACATTTCCGATCAAAGTAGAAGAAGCTGTTTTATTAGGAACTTTCCCTAAACTAGGTCTTTTTCATCGTCCAAAAGAACGAGAAAAACAAAAAGTCATAGAAAGTTTAAAAAAAGTTAAAATGGAAGAATTTAGAAATCGGCAAATCGGTGAACTCTCCGGTGGACAACTGCAACGGGTCTTTATTGCTCGTGCACTAGCTCAAGAAGCTGATATTATCTTTTTAGACGAACCTTTTGTGGGAATCGACATGAATAGTGAAAAAGTGATCATCGATTTGCTCAAACAGCTTCGAGATGAAGGGAAAACCATTTTGGTTGTTCACCATGATTTAAGCAAAGTAACGACTTATTTTGATGACTTAGTTATCTTGAATCAATCCCTCATTAGTTATGGTCCGATTGCTGAATCGTTTACGACTAGTAATATAAAAGCAGCTTATGGCGATTCAATGGGTGATTTGATGATTAAGGGGGTTAATGACTAA
- the secG gene encoding preprotein translocase subunit SecG: MYNTFLIAELIISVLLIIVVVMQPTKTNNAASAFTGGAEQLFGKQKARGFEAVLQRVTVVLGIAFFAVALILAYLSAN; this comes from the coding sequence TTGTACAATACATTTTTAATTGCTGAACTTATTATATCAGTTTTGCTGATTATTGTAGTTGTGATGCAACCTACTAAAACGAATAATGCAGCTAGTGCGTTTACTGGCGGAGCTGAACAATTATTTGGAAAACAAAAAGCTCGTGGGTTTGAAGCTGTCTTACAACGGGTAACCGTCGTATTAGGAATTGCTTTTTTCGCAGTAGCGTTAATATTAGCGTATTTATCAGCAAATTAA
- a CDS encoding DUF1015 domain-containing protein, whose amino-acid sequence MVQIKPFKAIRPNEAAAKEVASLPYDVLNSKEAREMASTNLKSFLHIDKAEIDLAEDQPPYAKEVYQKAADNLKNFIEKQWFQQDTTENFYIYQLIMNGRPQTGLVVCTAVEDYLDKKIKKHEFTRAEKELDRINHVDTTDANTSPIFLTYRENKTIDEVVNDWVAHYEPVYDFSSFHDVRHRVWVVDREETIEKLVALFAQKVKCLYIADGHHRTESAVKVALKRRAQFPNAPVETEFNFFLSVLFPENQLSIIDYNRVVNVPIEPDYFERLAEAFTVHNKGVVPYKPKTAKTMGMYVAGQWYELKVKPDIQTNDPVKGLDVAILQDHILTPIFDIQDIRTDKRIDFVGGIRGLKELADAVDSGEFSVAFAMYPPTMEDLLAVADSGEVMPPKSTWFEPKLLSGLFIHPLETDKQTAEKEK is encoded by the coding sequence ATGGTTCAAATTAAACCCTTTAAAGCCATTCGTCCTAATGAGGCGGCAGCGAAAGAAGTTGCCTCTCTTCCTTATGATGTGTTGAATTCAAAGGAAGCACGTGAAATGGCCAGCACTAACCTAAAATCTTTTTTGCATATTGATAAAGCTGAGATCGATCTTGCCGAGGACCAGCCGCCTTATGCAAAAGAAGTCTACCAAAAAGCTGCAGATAATTTAAAAAACTTTATAGAAAAGCAATGGTTCCAACAAGATACAACTGAAAATTTTTATATCTATCAGTTGATCATGAATGGACGGCCGCAGACCGGGTTAGTGGTTTGTACTGCAGTTGAAGATTACCTAGATAAGAAAATAAAAAAACATGAATTTACCCGAGCAGAAAAAGAATTAGATCGGATCAATCATGTGGATACAACAGATGCAAATACAAGCCCCATTTTCTTGACGTATCGTGAAAACAAAACGATTGATGAAGTAGTAAACGACTGGGTGGCGCATTATGAACCGGTATATGATTTTTCAAGTTTCCATGATGTTAGACACCGTGTCTGGGTAGTAGACCGAGAAGAAACGATTGAAAAACTAGTCGCACTTTTTGCTCAAAAAGTGAAATGTTTGTATATTGCAGATGGACATCATCGGACGGAGTCAGCTGTCAAAGTAGCGCTAAAACGTAGAGCACAATTTCCGAATGCTCCTGTTGAAACAGAATTTAATTTCTTTTTATCCGTTTTATTTCCAGAAAATCAATTATCGATCATCGATTACAATCGAGTAGTAAATGTTCCGATTGAACCTGATTACTTTGAGAGATTAGCTGAAGCATTTACAGTTCATAACAAAGGTGTGGTTCCTTATAAGCCAAAAACCGCAAAAACAATGGGGATGTATGTAGCAGGCCAATGGTATGAATTAAAAGTAAAGCCAGATATTCAAACAAATGACCCTGTCAAAGGATTGGATGTTGCTATTTTACAAGACCACATTCTGACACCCATTTTTGACATTCAAGATATTCGAACAGATAAACGAATTGATTTTGTCGGAGGAATCAGAGGGCTGAAAGAATTGGCAGATGCGGTAGACAGCGGGGAATTCAGTGTGGCGTTTGCTATGTACCCGCCTACTATGGAAGACCTGTTAGCAGTAGCAGACAGTGGAGAAGTCATGCCGCCAAAATCTACTTGGTTTGAGCCGAAACTGCTTAGCGGTTTATTTATCCACCCGTTGGAAACAGATAAACAGACAGCAGAAAAGGAAAAATAA
- a CDS encoding 3-phosphoglycerate dehydrogenase family protein, with translation MWTINTYNKIAEEGLNKFEPEQYSLNETDDPDALLLRSQDLQSMKFTKNLKAVARAGAGTNNIPVAACSEKGIVVFNTPGANANAVKELVLASMILAARPILDGVKWVNTLKGPDISQQVENEKKRFIGTEIAGKQLGVIGLGAIGAMVANDAYRLGLDVVGYDPYVSVDTAWTISRRVKRVHSIEEVLADSDYVTVHVPLIKETKNLFDTQTISLMKEGAILLNFSRGELVESEAVIQALRKGRLKQYFTDFAEEALVHEEKAVVFPHLGASTSEAEINCAKIAADTVKYFLETGNIIHSVNFPTVEIAFTAPIRLAIVNRNVTNMIGQMSMELAKDAINILNIINRGRGDYAYTLIDIEELPDEQLEVVVQRIKKVTDILSVRVIRNQTNNTKEDQYGSN, from the coding sequence ATGTGGACTATTAATACATATAATAAAATCGCCGAAGAAGGACTCAATAAATTCGAACCGGAACAGTATAGTTTGAATGAAACCGATGACCCAGATGCGCTTTTATTAAGAAGTCAAGATTTACAATCTATGAAGTTTACCAAGAACTTAAAAGCTGTTGCTAGAGCTGGAGCTGGAACCAATAATATTCCTGTTGCAGCTTGTTCTGAAAAAGGTATTGTTGTTTTCAATACTCCAGGGGCTAATGCTAACGCTGTTAAGGAACTTGTTTTAGCTAGCATGATTTTAGCCGCTCGTCCTATTCTTGATGGCGTAAAGTGGGTCAATACACTAAAAGGCCCAGATATAAGCCAACAAGTAGAAAATGAAAAGAAACGATTTATTGGTACTGAAATAGCAGGAAAGCAATTAGGCGTAATTGGCTTAGGTGCTATCGGAGCAATGGTTGCCAACGATGCTTATCGTTTGGGACTTGATGTAGTCGGATATGACCCTTATGTTTCAGTAGATACAGCTTGGACGATTTCAAGACGGGTGAAACGTGTTCACTCTATTGAAGAAGTTTTAGCAGATTCAGATTACGTGACGGTACACGTTCCATTAATAAAAGAAACCAAAAACTTATTTGATACACAAACCATCAGTTTGATGAAAGAAGGAGCTATTTTATTAAACTTTTCACGGGGAGAATTAGTTGAAAGTGAAGCGGTGATCCAAGCCTTACGAAAAGGCCGCTTAAAGCAGTATTTCACTGATTTTGCAGAAGAAGCATTAGTGCATGAAGAAAAAGCGGTGGTTTTTCCTCATTTAGGAGCATCAACCTCTGAAGCTGAAATCAACTGTGCAAAAATAGCAGCCGATACAGTGAAATATTTTTTAGAAACAGGAAATATTATTCATTCAGTTAATTTTCCAACAGTCGAAATAGCTTTTACGGCGCCTATTCGTTTGGCGATCGTGAATCGAAATGTCACCAATATGATCGGGCAAATGTCGATGGAATTAGCTAAAGACGCTATCAACATTCTCAATATCATCAATCGTGGACGCGGAGACTACGCTTATACATTAATTGACATCGAAGAACTTCCGGATGAACAATTAGAGGTGGTTGTTCAACGCATTAAAAAAGTTACCGATATTTTAAGCGTAAGAGTCATACGAAATCAAACTAATAATACAAAGGAGGATCAGTATGGTTCAAATTAA
- the serC gene encoding 3-phosphoserine/phosphohydroxythreonine transaminase, with protein sequence MKPIYNFSAGPAVLPKPVLKRAQEELLSYQGSGMSVMEMSHRSALFQSIIEEAEALLRELMGIPSNYQVLFLQGGASLQFSMVPLNLGKHKAAYVDSGSWSKKAISEARKIKQLEVEVVASSEEQGFKQVPEVPFIAQDFDYLHITTNNTIEGTTFFTAPDTGKVPLIADMSSNILSSCYQVSDFGLIYAGAQKNIGPAGLTIVIIREDLIGLKEPISSMLDYKVQADHHSLYNTPPTFSIYIAKLVFEWLKNLGGVAEIEKINREKAALLYEAIDTSELYTSSVERKSRSLTNIPFTTNNTQLDKRFVQEAEAAGLVNLKGHRSVGGMRASLYNAFPLEGVKALISFMEQFEKNAKGAH encoded by the coding sequence GTGAAACCAATCTATAATTTTTCAGCTGGACCAGCTGTTTTGCCAAAGCCTGTTCTAAAAAGAGCCCAAGAAGAATTGCTTTCTTATCAAGGAAGTGGAATGTCAGTCATGGAGATGAGCCATCGCTCTGCCTTATTTCAATCCATTATCGAAGAAGCTGAGGCCCTATTACGGGAACTGATGGGAATCCCTTCTAATTACCAAGTCCTTTTCTTGCAAGGAGGAGCTAGTCTGCAATTTAGCATGGTTCCTTTGAATTTAGGAAAACATAAAGCAGCTTATGTCGATTCAGGAAGTTGGTCAAAAAAAGCCATTTCTGAGGCACGAAAAATCAAGCAGTTGGAAGTAGAGGTAGTGGCCAGTTCAGAAGAACAAGGCTTTAAGCAAGTCCCAGAAGTTCCTTTCATTGCACAAGATTTCGATTACCTCCATATTACAACCAATAATACAATTGAAGGCACAACTTTTTTTACCGCTCCTGATACAGGGAAAGTGCCGCTAATTGCTGATATGTCCTCTAATATCTTATCAAGCTGTTATCAGGTCTCTGACTTTGGTTTGATTTATGCGGGAGCTCAAAAAAATATTGGACCGGCAGGATTAACGATCGTCATCATTCGTGAAGACTTGATCGGCTTGAAGGAACCCATCTCATCCATGCTTGATTATAAGGTCCAGGCAGATCACCATTCTTTGTACAATACACCGCCAACTTTTAGTATTTATATTGCAAAACTGGTATTTGAATGGTTGAAAAATTTAGGAGGAGTAGCGGAAATAGAAAAAATAAACCGCGAAAAAGCAGCACTGCTATACGAAGCTATTGATACTTCTGAGTTATATACTTCATCGGTAGAAAGAAAGTCGCGTTCACTAACCAATATTCCTTTTACGACAAATAATACTCAATTAGATAAACGCTTTGTCCAAGAAGCAGAAGCTGCCGGTTTAGTTAATTTAAAAGGGCATCGTTCAGTCGGAGGAATGCGGGCAAGTTTATATAATGCTTTTCCGCTAGAAGGAGTGAAAGCTTTAATTTCCTTTATGGAACAATTTGAAAAGAATGCAAAAGGAGCGCATTAA
- a CDS encoding mannose/fructose/sorbose PTS transporter subunit IIB, producing the protein MTMDIRLVRIDDRLIHGQVATVWTKVSKANRILVVSDEVAKDTLRKTLLKQAAPPGVATNVITIDKMIDIYQDPKFDVFKAMLLFTNPRDVKRVVEEGVIFKSVNIGGMSFSEGKKMVTNAVAVNAADVEYFKYLNDRGIELEIRKVAADSKIRMIDLLKKENML; encoded by the coding sequence ATGACAATGGATATCCGTTTAGTACGAATTGATGACCGTTTGATTCATGGTCAAGTAGCAACGGTTTGGACAAAAGTATCAAAAGCAAACCGGATTTTAGTAGTAAGTGACGAGGTGGCGAAGGATACGTTAAGAAAGACGCTGCTTAAACAAGCAGCGCCTCCTGGTGTAGCTACGAATGTCATCACAATTGATAAAATGATCGACATTTACCAAGACCCTAAGTTTGATGTTTTTAAAGCCATGTTGTTGTTCACGAATCCGCGCGATGTGAAAAGAGTAGTGGAAGAAGGAGTCATATTCAAGTCAGTTAATATTGGCGGAATGAGTTTTTCTGAAGGAAAAAAGATGGTTACTAATGCGGTTGCTGTAAACGCAGCAGATGTTGAATATTTTAAATACTTAAACGACCGTGGTATCGAATTGGAAATCCGTAAAGTGGCAGCGGATAGTAAAATTCGTATGATAGATCTTTTGAAAAAAGAAAACATGCTGTAA
- a CDS encoding sigma 54-interacting transcriptional regulator, with protein MKRKDLIYQYVKKNTEQLTAEELDFGSGLTTIEISKDLDIVRSNVSKELNELVREEKIVKLKGRPVRYVDASCLKWKPLSKKVSSYKEHTLIKKNEEPSKKAQANKQGKDLFDYMIGSNGSLKNQMEQAKAAIFYPPKGLNSLIIGPTGSGKTFFANAMYQYSQAKEVIDQNKSMIVFNCADYSQNPQLLMSHLFGHAKGSFTGALEDKDGLLLKADNNMLFLDEIHRLPREGQEMLFYFMDNGTFQRMGDAEERLTANVRIICATTEDPDSALLKTFVRRIPITIQLPAFNDRPAKERVQLLKLLLSIEAKRIDKRIVVDENVVKALLGSVTYGNVGQLKSNIQLACAKGFLNSMDNYSEVTITMEDLTPALQDGLISLAKRRNELNEISNYLEPKLVLHPDDSVYILEKDTYELPFNLYEIIGDKATLLKAEGVDAKNIENFITTDINLHLKSFYKTNKLNFDNEQGLKDIVDQEIITLTKEIWKMAEEYLKYQFKDNFLYAMSLHLSSFIKRSREGTVQTKTNKELEKLISNYQKEYAVALMIKKHIKEKYQIIVPEVECWYLTMLLVSLKEQNLVGRVGIVVAAHGRSTATSMVQVVAKLLNVQNIAAVDMPLEMNPHRAYDLIHDAVQTVNEGNGVLLLVDMGSLTSFGTKLMRETDIPIKTIDMVTTPVVLEAARKTSLMDSPLNEIYDSLKSFRGYSNFLDYSHPSQAEGFNKEMNQPKAIITICSTGEGTAVRIKQRVEELLTEFIDEEIEVFSISLIDMETTIKKISEDHQILATAGVSNPNIAAPHLTLEELFQSSGKERIKQVVLESQSKESDFVRSIDTKELCEEYLGTYFTFLNPHKLIDILWEYSQVIETELEETFSNSLKIGLVMHVAGVLERVLLNDTLSSETESIEKTNPYYVAVLKANALIKAKLNLLIPDSEIVYILKIFETQTDDQLNTDHFTDELNQ; from the coding sequence GTGAAACGTAAAGATCTTATTTATCAATATGTGAAGAAAAATACAGAACAATTAACGGCTGAAGAACTAGATTTTGGCAGTGGATTAACAACGATAGAGATTTCTAAGGATTTAGATATCGTTCGGAGTAATGTCAGCAAAGAATTAAACGAATTAGTTCGCGAAGAAAAAATCGTTAAACTAAAAGGACGACCTGTTCGATATGTAGATGCTAGCTGTTTAAAATGGAAGCCGCTTTCTAAAAAAGTGAGTTCTTATAAAGAACATACTTTAATTAAGAAAAATGAAGAACCGTCAAAGAAAGCACAGGCAAATAAACAAGGCAAAGATTTATTTGATTATATGATCGGATCGAATGGCAGTTTGAAAAATCAAATGGAACAAGCGAAAGCCGCTATTTTCTATCCTCCTAAAGGGTTGAACAGTTTGATTATCGGGCCTACTGGTTCAGGGAAAACTTTTTTTGCAAATGCGATGTACCAATATTCTCAAGCAAAAGAAGTGATCGATCAAAACAAATCAATGATTGTTTTTAACTGTGCCGATTATTCTCAAAACCCCCAACTGTTGATGTCTCATTTATTTGGTCATGCGAAAGGTTCTTTTACAGGTGCTTTAGAAGACAAAGACGGCCTGTTGCTTAAAGCAGATAATAATATGTTGTTTCTAGATGAAATCCATCGTTTGCCGCGAGAAGGTCAAGAAATGCTATTTTACTTTATGGATAACGGAACTTTCCAGCGGATGGGAGATGCGGAAGAACGTTTAACTGCCAATGTGCGGATAATTTGTGCTACGACTGAAGATCCCGATTCCGCACTTTTAAAAACATTTGTACGGCGGATACCGATCACTATCCAATTGCCTGCTTTTAATGATCGCCCGGCAAAAGAACGTGTTCAATTATTAAAACTGCTTTTGTCCATAGAAGCAAAACGAATCGATAAACGCATCGTAGTGGATGAAAATGTCGTTAAGGCGCTATTAGGCAGCGTAACTTATGGAAACGTAGGTCAGTTGAAATCAAATATTCAATTAGCCTGTGCCAAAGGTTTTTTAAATAGCATGGATAATTATAGTGAAGTAACGATTACTATGGAAGATTTAACACCTGCTTTACAAGATGGGTTGATAAGTTTGGCTAAACGCCGAAATGAACTAAACGAGATTTCTAATTATTTGGAACCCAAACTTGTTTTGCATCCTGATGATTCTGTATATATTTTGGAGAAAGACACCTATGAATTGCCATTTAACCTATATGAAATTATTGGAGACAAAGCAACCTTATTAAAAGCAGAAGGCGTCGACGCAAAAAACATTGAAAATTTTATTACTACGGATATTAATTTGCATTTAAAGTCATTCTATAAAACAAACAAATTAAACTTTGATAATGAACAAGGTTTAAAAGATATCGTCGATCAAGAAATCATTACATTGACCAAAGAGATTTGGAAAATGGCAGAGGAATATTTAAAGTATCAATTTAAAGATAACTTTCTATATGCTATGAGTTTGCATTTGAGTTCTTTTATTAAACGTTCTAGAGAAGGAACTGTTCAGACCAAAACAAATAAAGAACTAGAAAAATTGATTTCTAATTATCAAAAAGAATATGCAGTAGCTTTGATGATCAAAAAGCACATTAAAGAAAAATACCAAATAATCGTTCCAGAAGTAGAGTGTTGGTATTTGACGATGTTATTAGTTTCTCTGAAAGAACAAAATTTGGTCGGGCGAGTAGGGATAGTCGTAGCCGCTCATGGGCGAAGTACTGCAACCAGTATGGTACAAGTTGTAGCTAAACTGCTGAATGTTCAAAATATCGCTGCCGTAGATATGCCGTTAGAGATGAACCCGCATCGTGCTTATGATTTGATTCATGATGCTGTTCAAACGGTTAATGAAGGCAATGGTGTGCTGCTGTTAGTAGATATGGGATCCTTAACTTCTTTTGGTACTAAATTAATGCGAGAGACGGACATTCCGATCAAGACGATTGATATGGTGACGACACCAGTTGTGTTGGAAGCAGCACGGAAAACTTCACTGATGGACAGTCCGCTAAATGAAATCTATGATTCATTGAAAAGTTTCAGAGGATACAGTAACTTTTTAGATTATTCGCATCCTTCACAAGCAGAGGGTTTCAATAAAGAAATGAATCAGCCAAAAGCCATCATTACCATTTGTTCAACTGGAGAAGGTACAGCCGTCAGAATTAAACAGCGTGTTGAGGAACTGCTTACTGAGTTTATTGATGAAGAAATCGAGGTCTTTTCTATTTCTTTAATAGATATGGAAACAACGATCAAGAAAATCTCAGAAGACCATCAAATTTTAGCGACTGCCGGAGTAAGCAATCCAAATATAGCAGCACCGCATTTAACACTAGAAGAATTATTTCAATCTTCTGGCAAAGAGCGAATCAAACAAGTCGTCTTAGAAAGCCAAAGTAAAGAATCTGACTTTGTTCGATCTATTGACACAAAAGAACTATGTGAAGAATATTTAGGAACGTATTTTACTTTCTTAAATCCTCATAAATTGATTGATATTTTATGGGAATACAGTCAAGTCATTGAGACTGAACTAGAAGAGACCTTTAGTAATAGCTTGAAAATCGGCTTAGTGATGCATGTAGCAGGCGTACTAGAGCGTGTGCTGTTAAATGACACCCTTTCTTCTGAAACAGAAAGTATTGAAAAAACGAATCCGTATTACGTCGCAGTTCTTAAAGCGAATGCCTTGATCAAGGCAAAATTAAATTTATTAATTCCGGATTCAGAAATAGTGTATATCTTAAAAATTTTTGAGACACAAACAGATGATCAACTAAATACGGATCATTTTACAGACGAGCTGAATCAGTAA
- the eno gene encoding phosphopyruvate hydratase, which yields MPFITDILAREVLDSRGNPTIEVEVYTESGAFGRGMVPSGASTGEHEAVELRDGDKSRYGGKGVLKAVDNVNNIISEAILGFDVRDQMAIDRTMIELDGTPNKGKLGANAILGVSIAVARAAADYLDLPLYQYLGGFNAKVLPTPMMNIINGGSHADNSIDFQEFMIMPVGAPSFKEALRMGAEVFHALAGILKSKGLATSVGDEGGFAPNLGSNEEGFEVIIEAIEKAGYKPGEDVLLAMDAASSEFYNKEKGVYDLADSGEGEKTAEEMIKFYEELVEKYPIISIEDGLDENDWEGTKKLTEVLGSKVQLVGDDLFVTNTKQLSKAIDMGVANSILIKVNQIGTLTETFDAIEMAKKAGYTAVVSHRSGETEDSTISDISVATNAGQIKTGSLSRTDRIAKYNQLLRIEDQLGDLAVYDGLKSFYNLKK from the coding sequence ATGCCATTTATTACAGATATTTTAGCACGTGAAGTATTAGACTCACGCGGCAACCCAACAATCGAAGTAGAAGTTTACACAGAAAGCGGCGCATTTGGACGCGGTATGGTTCCTTCAGGTGCTTCAACAGGAGAACACGAAGCAGTTGAACTACGTGATGGCGACAAATCTCGTTACGGCGGAAAAGGTGTTTTGAAAGCTGTAGATAACGTAAACAACATTATCTCAGAAGCTATTCTTGGTTTCGATGTACGTGACCAAATGGCAATCGATAGAACAATGATTGAATTAGACGGAACTCCTAACAAAGGAAAATTAGGAGCAAATGCTATTTTAGGTGTTTCTATTGCTGTTGCACGTGCAGCTGCTGACTATTTAGATCTTCCTTTATACCAATATTTAGGCGGGTTCAATGCTAAAGTATTGCCAACTCCAATGATGAACATTATCAATGGCGGTTCGCATGCTGATAACAGTATCGACTTCCAAGAATTTATGATTATGCCAGTAGGAGCTCCATCATTTAAAGAAGCTCTACGTATGGGTGCTGAAGTATTCCATGCATTAGCAGGAATCTTAAAATCTAAAGGATTAGCTACTTCAGTTGGTGACGAAGGTGGATTCGCTCCTAACCTAGGATCAAACGAAGAAGGTTTTGAAGTTATTATCGAAGCAATCGAAAAAGCTGGTTACAAACCTGGTGAAGACGTTCTTCTTGCAATGGATGCTGCTTCTTCAGAATTCTACAATAAAGAAAAAGGCGTTTACGACTTAGCTGACTCAGGCGAAGGCGAAAAAACTGCTGAAGAAATGATCAAATTCTATGAAGAATTGGTTGAAAAATACCCAATTATCTCTATCGAAGATGGCTTAGATGAAAACGACTGGGAAGGTACGAAGAAATTAACTGAAGTTTTAGGTTCTAAAGTTCAATTAGTAGGTGATGACTTATTTGTTACCAACACTAAACAATTATCTAAAGCAATTGATATGGGAGTTGCAAACTCAATCCTTATCAAAGTTAACCAAATTGGTACATTAACTGAAACATTTGATGCGATTGAAATGGCTAAAAAAGCTGGTTATACAGCAGTAGTTTCTCACCGTTCTGGTGAAACAGAAGATTCAACAATTTCTGACATCTCTGTTGCAACAAATGCTGGACAAATCAAAACAGGTTCTCTTTCACGTACAGACCGTATTGCGAAATACAACCAATTGTTACGTATTGAAGACCAATTAGGCGACCTAGCTGTTTACGATGGCCTAAAATCTTTCTACAACTTAAAAAAATAA